The proteins below come from a single Ictidomys tridecemlineatus isolate mIctTri1 chromosome 8, mIctTri1.hap1, whole genome shotgun sequence genomic window:
- the Stx11 gene encoding syntaxin-11, protein MKDRLAELLELSKSYDQQFPDGDDEFDLPREDFVFETDHILESLYRDIQDIQDENQLLMADVKRLGKQNVRFLTSMRRLSSIKRDTNSIAKAIKTRGESIHRKLRAIKELSQAAEAQNGANSAVARISQAQYSALTRTFQQAMHEYNQAEMKQRENCKIRIQRQLEIMGKDVSSDQIEDMFEQGKWDVFSENLLADVKGARAALNEIESRHRELLRLENRIRDVHELFLQMAVLVEEQADTLNVIELNVQKTLDYTGEAKAQVRKTLQYQRKAPCWTICCCCCPCLN, encoded by the coding sequence ATGAAGGACCGGCTAGCAGAACTTCTGGAGTTGTCCAAGAGTTATGACCAGCAGTTCCCAGATGGGGATGATGAGTTCGACTTGCCCCGTGAGGACTTCGTGTTTGAGACCGACCACATCCTGGAGTCCTTGTACCGAGACATCCAGGACATTCAGGATGAAAACCAGCTGCTGATGGCCGACGTGAAGCGGCTGGGAAAGCAGAACGTCCGCTTCCTCACGTCGATGCGGCGCCTCAGCAGCATCAAACGCGATACCAACTCCATTGCCAAGGCCATCAAGACTCGGGGCGAGAGCATCCACCGCAAGCTGCGCGCCATTAAGGAGCTGAGCCAGGCCGCCGAGGCCCAGAACGGCGCAAACTCGGCGGTGGCGCGCATCTCGCAGGCGCAGTACAGCGCGCTCACCCGCACCTTCCAGCAGGCCATGCACGAGTACAACCAGGCGGAGATGAAGCAACGCGAAAACTGCAAGATCCGCATCCAGCGCCAGCTGGAGATCATGGGCAAAGACGTCTCGAGCGACCAGATCGAGGACATGTTTGAGCAGGGCAAGTGGGACGTGTTCTCCGAGAACCTGCTGGCTGATGTGAAGGGCGCGCGGGCGGCCCTCAACGAGATCGAAAGCCGCCACCGTGAGCTGCTGCGACTGGAGAACCGCATCCGCGACGTGCATGAGCTCTTCTTGCAGATGGCAGTGTTGGTGGAGGAGCAGGCAGACACGCTGAATGTCATCGAGCTCAATGTGCAGAAGACTCTGGACTACACGGGCGAGGCCAAGGCGCAGGTGCGGAAGACCCTGCAGTACCAGAGGAAGGCCCCCTGCTGGAccatctgctgctgctgctgcccgtGCCTCAACTAG